A single window of Achromobacter xylosoxidans DNA harbors:
- a CDS encoding LysR family transcriptional regulator gives MDALSDLAFFSLLVKHGNLSAAARELGLTPPAVSTRLAKLEQRLGVRLLNRSTRRVSVTQEGELYLAEGSRILADLQALERSVSSSRAQPQGLLRLNATFGFGRAHVAPAISDFARQYPEVEVQLRLTDRPLNLIEEGFDAAVRFGDLPDARLTARKIASNRRLLCASPRYLDTFGEPRAPGDLQRHRCIVVRENDVAYGTWRLESGARTETVKVRGPVSSNDGQSALEWALDGHGIVMRSEWETAALLRAGRLRQVLTDWATPPADIHVLYPERLNLPAKTLAFVDFLAQRFARHLRAPGSQAAIW, from the coding sequence ATGGATGCGCTCTCCGATCTCGCCTTCTTCTCGCTACTGGTCAAGCACGGCAACCTGTCGGCGGCCGCGCGCGAACTGGGTCTGACGCCGCCCGCCGTCAGCACGCGGCTGGCCAAGCTTGAGCAGCGCCTGGGCGTGCGGCTGCTCAATCGCAGCACGCGACGCGTCAGCGTCACGCAGGAGGGTGAGCTGTACCTGGCCGAGGGCAGCCGTATCCTGGCCGATCTGCAGGCACTGGAACGATCCGTGTCCAGCAGCCGCGCCCAGCCGCAGGGCTTGCTGCGCCTGAACGCCACCTTCGGTTTCGGCCGTGCCCACGTGGCGCCCGCCATCTCCGATTTTGCGCGGCAATACCCTGAAGTCGAAGTGCAGCTGCGCCTGACCGACAGGCCCCTGAACCTGATCGAAGAAGGCTTCGATGCCGCGGTGCGCTTCGGCGACCTGCCCGACGCCCGCCTGACCGCGCGCAAGATCGCCTCCAATCGGCGCCTGCTGTGCGCGTCGCCGCGCTACCTGGACACCTTTGGCGAGCCGCGCGCGCCGGGCGATCTGCAACGGCATCGCTGCATCGTGGTGCGCGAGAACGACGTCGCCTACGGCACCTGGCGGCTCGAATCCGGCGCGCGCACGGAAACCGTGAAAGTGCGCGGCCCGGTCAGTTCGAATGACGGCCAGAGCGCGCTGGAATGGGCCCTGGACGGCCACGGCATCGTCATGCGTTCGGAATGGGAGACCGCCGCGCTGCTGCGCGCCGGCCGCCTCCGCCAGGTGCTGACCGACTGGGCGACGCCGCCGGCCGACATCCATGTGCTGTACCCGGAGCGGCTGAACCTGCCTGCCAAGACATTGGCCTTCGTCGATTTCCTGGCGCAGCGCTTCGCCCGCCACCTGCGCGCGCCGGGTTCGCAGGCCGCGATCTGGTGA
- a CDS encoding Lrp/AsnC family transcriptional regulator: MPALDDTDLACLIALQADPRASWRELGAATGIAERTVARRIKRLMDADALRVIAEADPLATGRGVVLHAWVRCRSGRVAEAADALAQLGITQLVVTLAGTADLMAELTLADAADMPDVVTRVLPSIDGVEHVEARLVLRPFRRAGQWRIQAGDAPPEGPESAVTQPPAALTESEQRIVGHLMRDGRASLAELAAHADVSEPTAHRLLQHLVERRALSFRVEVEPALVGFPVEAVISVQVRPQAVDALAAHLALDPNTRCLFGTSGASQLFWHVLCRDSLHLWDVVTRRLGELDGVLASEVGVVMRAYKRCGIVREGARLGADAA, from the coding sequence ATGCCGGCGCTCGATGACACCGATCTCGCCTGCCTGATCGCCCTGCAGGCCGACCCGCGCGCGTCCTGGCGCGAGCTGGGGGCGGCCACCGGTATCGCCGAACGCACCGTGGCGCGGCGCATCAAGCGGCTGATGGACGCCGACGCCCTGCGGGTCATCGCCGAAGCCGATCCGCTGGCCACGGGTCGTGGCGTGGTGCTGCATGCCTGGGTGCGCTGCCGGTCGGGACGCGTGGCCGAGGCGGCCGACGCCCTGGCGCAGCTTGGCATCACTCAGCTCGTGGTGACGCTGGCCGGCACGGCCGATTTGATGGCGGAACTGACGCTGGCGGACGCGGCCGACATGCCCGACGTGGTGACGCGGGTGCTGCCGTCGATCGATGGCGTCGAGCATGTGGAGGCGCGATTGGTGCTGCGGCCATTCCGCCGCGCTGGTCAATGGCGCATCCAGGCCGGCGACGCCCCGCCCGAGGGGCCGGAGTCCGCCGTTACGCAGCCGCCCGCAGCGCTGACCGAGTCCGAACAGCGCATCGTCGGGCACCTGATGCGCGACGGCCGCGCCAGCCTGGCCGAGCTGGCCGCGCATGCCGACGTCAGCGAGCCCACTGCCCATCGCCTGCTGCAGCATCTGGTGGAGCGGCGCGCGCTGAGCTTTCGCGTGGAAGTCGAGCCCGCCCTGGTGGGCTTTCCGGTCGAGGCGGTGATCTCGGTGCAGGTGCGGCCGCAGGCGGTCGATGCCCTGGCCGCGCACCTGGCGCTGGATCCGAATACGCGCTGCCTGTTCGGCACCAGCGGCGCCTCGCAACTGTTCTGGCACGTGCTGTGCCGCGACAGCCTGCACCTGTGGGACGTGGTCACGCGCAGGCTGGGTGAACTCGATGGCGTGTTGGCCAGTGAAGTGGGCGTGGTGATGCGCGCCTACAAGCGCTGCGGCATCGTGCGCGAGGGCGCGCGGCTGGGCGCTGACGCCGCCTGA